One Eubacteriales bacterium mix99 genomic window carries:
- a CDS encoding NAD(+)/NADH kinase, whose translation MIQVGIISNLCKDIGGKNAGKIIRCMKGRNMNPLVSIPVYQLLNVGTPLEEKKLYQQSDLILVLGGDGTILRAARPAAIYGKPILGMNLGQLGFMAEAEMADCESILDALSSGSYHIEKRMMLDAEVLRDGKAMGRSVALNDMAVAKSAFARMIHLEVQINGEFVNHYAADGLLISSPTGSTAYSLSAGGPVIQPDMECLLVTPICPHTLNSRPIVTNPCAEVEVEVQDKDRNMQLTADGQETVDLQDGDRIRIHKSNRITQLICLPGSGFFHLLRSKLSVRTD comes from the coding sequence ATGATACAGGTCGGTATCATATCCAACTTATGTAAGGATATCGGCGGAAAAAATGCCGGAAAAATCATACGGTGTATGAAGGGACGGAATATGAACCCCCTGGTTTCCATACCGGTTTATCAGCTCTTGAACGTCGGCACTCCCCTGGAGGAAAAGAAATTGTACCAACAGTCTGATTTGATCCTGGTACTGGGCGGGGACGGCACGATTTTACGGGCGGCCAGGCCGGCAGCAATCTATGGAAAGCCTATTCTGGGCATGAATCTCGGCCAGCTTGGTTTTATGGCTGAGGCGGAAATGGCGGATTGCGAATCCATCCTGGATGCTTTGTCTTCCGGTTCGTATCACATTGAAAAACGAATGATGCTGGATGCGGAAGTCCTGCGGGACGGGAAGGCCATGGGCCGGTCTGTTGCGTTGAATGATATGGCAGTGGCAAAAAGCGCTTTTGCTCGTATGATTCATCTGGAAGTTCAGATCAATGGAGAATTTGTCAACCATTATGCAGCAGATGGTCTTTTGATATCCAGCCCTACCGGATCCACAGCTTATTCCCTTTCTGCAGGCGGACCAGTCATCCAACCGGACATGGAATGTCTTCTGGTTACCCCGATTTGCCCCCACACATTGAACTCCAGACCGATTGTAACCAATCCCTGTGCGGAGGTTGAAGTGGAAGTCCAGGATAAAGACAGGAATATGCAGCTGACGGCAGACGGCCAGGAAACGGTGGACCTTCAGGACGGAGATCGGATCCGGATCCATAAATCCAATCGGATCACCCAATTGATATGTCTTCCCGGATCTGGCTTCTTTCACCTGCTCCGCAGTAAATTATCCGTCCGAACAGATTAA
- a CDS encoding arginine repressor, which translates to MKYDRHSLILKIIEEKDIETQEELAEELRRYGMDVTQATVSRDIKELRLAKVLGKSGIYKYAALEQSESDLSDRLIRVFSESVISMEHTDNLIVIKTIVAGAQAAASAIDAMNWPEIIGCIAGDDTILVILRSGSIVGDVLKRFSRLMHPSSGNKS; encoded by the coding sequence ATGAAGTATGACAGACATTCCCTGATATTGAAAATCATTGAGGAGAAGGACATTGAGACGCAGGAGGAACTGGCAGAGGAACTCCGGAGATATGGAATGGATGTGACGCAGGCTACGGTATCCAGGGACATCAAGGAATTACGGCTGGCGAAGGTACTGGGCAAATCCGGCATTTATAAATATGCCGCTCTGGAGCAGTCCGAATCCGATCTGTCCGACCGCTTGATCCGGGTATTTTCGGAATCGGTGATATCAATGGAGCATACTGACAATCTGATTGTCATCAAAACAATCGTTGCAGGAGCACAGGCTGCCGCATCTGCCATTGATGCCATGAACTGGCCGGAGATTATAGGCTGTATTGCGGGGGATGACACCATACTTGTTATCCTGAGGAGTGGTTCCATTGTCGGCGATGTTCTGAAACGCTTTTCCAGACTGATGCATCCGTCATCCGGAAACAAGTCATAA